In the Micromonospora sp. WMMA1363 genome, GTGTTCATCGACGCCATCAACGTCAAGATCAGGGACGGTCAGGTCGCGAACCGGCCGATCTACCTCGCGATGGCGGTCACCGTCGACGGCCACCGCGACATCCTCGGTATCTGGGCCGGTGACGGCGGCGAGGGCGCCAAGTACTGGCTGCACGTGCTCACCGAGTTGAAGAACCGCGGCGTGGCCGACGTGCTGATGCTGGTCTGTGACGGGCTCAAGGGACTGCCGGAGACGGTGGAGACGGTGTGGCCGCGCACGATCGTGCAGACGTGTGTGGTGCACCTGCTGCGCAACTCGTTCCGCTACGCCGCCCGGCAGGACTGGGACAAGATCGCCAAAGCGCTGCGGCCGGTCTACACCGCGGCGACCGAGGACGCCGCCACCGAGCGGTTCCTCGAGTTCGCCGAGGCGTGGGGCCGTAAGTATCCGGCGATCGTGAAGCTGTGGGAGAACGCGTGGGCGGAGTTCGTGCCGTTCCTCGCCTTCGACGTGGAGATCCGCAAGGTCATCTGCTCCACGAACGCGATCGAGTCCGTCAACGCCCGTATCCGCAGGGCCGTGCGAGCTCGTGGCCACTTCCCGAACGAGCAGGCCGCACTCAAGTGCGTCTACATGGCCTTGATGAGCCTCGACCCGACCGGAGCCGGCCGCCGACGCTGGACCATACGCTGGAAAGCACCACTGAACGCCTTCCAGATCGCCTTCGAAGGCCGGCTCACCCCGGCCAACAACTGACCACCTCAACAACCAAGATCAGCCGTTAACTTGACACTCCCATCACCGAGGTCAAGGACGGCCTGCGCGACTGGCGGCTCGGCGGGTGGTCACCGTCTGCGACACCGGATTCTCCTCCGAGGCCAACCAGTCCTACCTGCGCCGGGCCGGCGGCCACTACATCACCGGCATCAAGATGCGCGAAGGCTCCCACCGCGCCGACCAGGCCCTGGCCCGCCAGGGCCGCTACCAGGAAGTACGCGACAACCTGCGCGTCAAAGAGGTCCGCCTCGACGGCGACGAGGGCAGACGCTTCATCATCTGCCACAACCCCACCGAGGCCGAACGCGATGCCGCCCGACGCGAAGACCAACTCACCGCGATCCGCGAGGAGTTGACGCGCATCAAGACCGCCCGGGAAGCCGACGCGACCAAGGCGAAGGCCAAGGCCGCCAAGACCGGCAAGCGCCCCACGGCCCCCTCGGACGCCCCGCACCGCAAGGCCGAGTGCGCGCTGCGCGACCACCCTGCCCTCGGCCGCTGGCTCAAGCAGCACCCCACCACCGGACGGCTGTCCATCGACACCGCCAAGGTCGCCGCCGAGGCCCGCCTGGACGGCAAGTACCTCCTCGCCACCAGCGACCCCGACCTGTCCGCCGAGGACATCGCGCTCGGCTACAAGAACCTCCTCGAAGCCGAACGCGCCTTCCGCACCTGAAATCCACCCTCGACCTGCGGCCGGTCTACCACCGCCTCGACGAGCGGATACGTGCTCACGTGCTGCTGTGCTGGCTCGCCTTGCTACTGATCCGCGTCGCTGAGCGCCGCACCCAGCAGTCCTGGCCCAAGATCGCCGCCGAACTCGGCCGGATCCACCAGGTCACCCTCTCCGGCCCGGCCGGCAGCCTCCAGCAGACCACCCGGCTCACCGACACCCAGACCAAACTCTTCACCGACTGCGGTGTCCCGCTCCCGCCAAAGATGAGCAGCCTCAAGACCGCCGAATAGCCGCTGAGCTGGGAAAACAGGATCCGGAGCCGTGGGCAAACGGCCCCGAAGCCTCCCCACGCCCATCGCCCCAGGTCAACCCGCAGATCCGCCACCGCCGCATGCCCGCCAACCGTCGAAGCCGGGAGAGTCGCTCTGCGGGGAGAGGCTTTAAACCACCCCGAGCTGCATTGGCTAAAGACCGTTGTGGTGAACGTCGCGGGAAAAGGCGCGGCCTGATCGCGTCAGGTGGGGTCCGCACGGGCACGGCAAAGTCGGAGAGTGCTCGTGTGAGGACTTTGTGTTGTGGTCCAGAGTGGATTTGACGGGGCGGGCACGGCTCCGGTGATCTTGAGGTTGTCTACGCCTTCGGATCACCCTGTGGAGTACCGTGCCCGCGCCTGCATCATTGCTGATCAACGCTGTCCAAGACCAGCCGGACGAGCAGACACGACCGGTCCTGTTGGGCCGTAACAGGCAGGAAAGCCTGGTCGCGGCGCTGTCGGAGGTTTCTGATCCGCGGGACGCGCGAGGGATCCGGCATCGGTTGCCGACGGTGGTCGGGTTGGCCCTGGCGGCGGTGCTGGCCGGCAATACGTCGGTGTACGCGATCGGGCAGTGGATCGCCGGGTGTTCACAGAAGACCCTGAAGGTGTTCGGCGCCCGGGTGGCTCCGGCGACCGGCCGGTATGTCGGTCCGGATGAGAAGACGGTGCGCGGGTTGTGCGCCCGGCTCGACGGTGACGTGCTGGACGCGGTGATGGGTCGGTGGCTGCAGCGGCGTGCCCTGGCGGCGCAGCGGGCGAAGGCGCGGACCGGGGTACGGCCCCCGCGAGGTCGTAAGGCCCGTCGCCGGGCCAAGGCCGCTGGCCAGCGCCGCTGGCGGGCCAGTACACGCGGTCGGCACCGGCCGCGGCTGATCCAGGTCGCGGTGGACGGCAAGACCAGCCGCGGTGCGAAGAGCGCCGGCAACCCGGCGCCGCACCTGCTCGCCGCGTTGTCATGCGTGGGGGTGGTACTCGCCCAGCGCCAGGTCGACGGCAAAAGCAATGAGATCACCGCGTTCGTACCGCTGTTGACGCCCCTCGAGCTGGCCGGCCAGGTGGTGACGGCCGACGCGATGCAGACGCAGCGTAAGCATGCCCGATGGCTGCGCCAGGTCAAGGACGCGCACTTCATCTTCCCGGTGCTGGACAACCAGCCCACCCTGTTCGACCGGCTCGACGCTCTGGACTGGGCCGGGGTGCCGGTCACCGCGTGGAGCGTGGACGACGACCGGGGCCGGCACGAGCGACGCACCATCCAGGTCATACCCGCTCCGCCCGAGGTGAACTTCCCGCACGTCGCGCAGGTGTTCCTGATCGAACGGACCGTCACCGTCAAAGGCAAGACCAGCTACCAGGCGATGCTGTATGTCACCAGCCTCACCGCCGAGCAGGCCGACCCCGCTGACCTGCTCGCGTACGTGCGCCAACACTGGGGAATCGAGGTTCTGCACTGGGTGAGGGATGTGACCCTCGGCGAGGACGCCTCCCGGGTCCGGACCGGTAACACGCCACGCGTCATGGCAACCCTACGAAACGTAGTGGTCAGCCTGCTCAGAATCCACGACACCACCAACATCGCCGCCGCGCTGCGATACAACGCCCGCACGAACCGCCGGATCCTCAAACTCCTGGACCTTCTACCAGCCTAAACACCCCACCCGCCGACTTTGCCGTGCCCGTGGGTGGGGTCCGGGAAGATGAGCGATGGGCGCAGGCCCTCTGCCGTTGACGTGTCGAAATGAAGTCAGACGAGATCGAAACCGGGGTCGCAAGACTATTCCGGGATGAGTCTGGGGGATACCCGTTTACTGCCCAGGTGGTCTCCGGCATATAGGCAGCATGAGCCCGGACAAGGCTCTCGCATGGAACGTGTGAAGGCGCGTTCCGACACTGTCGCCGAATAGGCGGCGAGAGGGAGAACTCCAAGCGGCTAATCCGCGAGGAGCAGAGTACCGATGCGAGGCGCGCTGGCGGACTCGCCCGTAGTAGCTGTGAAGCCTCTGCGTATCGCAGTGGAGGTGGAGCCAAGGGGCGGGGTCGTCCTGGTGAGCGAATGTGATCAACCAGAAGGGAGGAATCGCATGAGTGAGCCAAAGTCTCAGGTCAAGTCGCACGACATACCGAAGCGTCTGGTATGGGATGCGTGGCTGAAAGTGAAAGAGAATGGAGGAGCGGCCGGGGTCGATGGTGTGACGATTGCCCAGTTCGAGGAAAACCTAAAAGGCAACCTTTACAAACTATGGAATCGCATGTCCTCGGGCAGCTACTTTCCCGGTCCGGTCCGAGCGGTGGAGATACCCAAGAAAGGCGGGACGAGGGTCCTCGGCATCCCGAACGTGATCGACAGGGTGGCGCAGACGGCGGCGGTCATGGCTTTGGAGCGGGCGTGGAGAAGGTCTTTCACGATGACTCCTACGGCTACCGCCCCGGGCGGTCGCCGCTGGACGCGGTCAAGGTGTGCCGACAGCGGTGTTTCAAGAAGGACTGGGTCGTCGACTTGGACGTCAAAGCCTTCTTCGACTCCGTGCCATGGGATCTCATGCTGAAAGCGGTCGAGCGGCACACGGACTCGAAATGGGTCATGCTCTATGTGGAACGCTGGCTCAAAGCGCCGATGCTGATGCCCGATGGCACCCTCAACCCCGGACGAAGGGAACGCCGCAAGGCGGTCCCGTATCCCCATTGCTCGCCAACCTGTTTCTGCACTACGGCTTCGATACGTGGATGGCCCGGGAGTTCCCGACCGTCTCCTTCGAGCGGTTCGCAGACGATGCGGTGGTCCATTGTGCGACCGAACGGCAAGCCCGTCAGGTGCGGGCGGCGATCGAAGGTCGGTTCGCCGAGATCGGGCTGGTGCTCCATCCCGACAAGACGAAGATCGTGTACTGCAAGGACAGCCGACGCCGCTTGGAGTTCGAGCAGGTGACGTTCACGTTCTGCGGATATGCGTTCCGTCCCCGGATGGCGTTCGACAAGAACCGGAAACAGGTCCAAGCCGCTTGCAAGCCATTAGCTCGCGCCTTCATAGCATTTAGGGGTGGTGCCTATCCGCGAAAGGGAATTACTGAGGATGAGCAACGATGCAAGGGTCAGGGCCGAAGATATCCTCCGACGCAACGTTGATGATCTGCGTCCGGCTTATCGAGCAGGTCCACTATTTGACGGTACATTGATCTACTGGGATGATGGTGTCAAGACTCTTACCCCATCTCATTTTGGAACGACGCCGCAGGCCGTTGTTCCTGACAACGCGCAAGGCCAGGGGGAACTTTACCCCGAGACTTATGTCCATCAACAGAGTGGGCACGCTTGTCTTATCGGCAGGCGGAATAAGCGTTCTCCGCTGCAACTCGGGCGAAATTTAAAGCTTCACCAGAGTAGCGGATGGATGCTAAGTCAACTCCGACGCTCTAGGCGGGGATTGCCGAGGTGATCAAGCTATATGTGGTATGTTTTCAGTAGGTCTGCGTCGAGCGCGGCGCTTACGGATAAACAGGTATCGGATGGGGTAAGACCTTGGCTGGGTACTGATACGGAGCTACCGAGCAGTACCCAGCCAGGTTCACGCACGGACGGGTCTATCCCGGCTCAGGCTAATCGCTCCATCAGTGAACGACAGGGGTACACTTGAAATGCAATATAATGCGGTTGATTCTACCGGTGAAACCATCTGCCAATCTTGTCCGAATCGGGAGTGGCGAACCATTCGCCGCATTCGGATGCAATGGTTGTTCGGTCCCTGCGGATACCCGTTATAGTTGACGATGCTACGGCCTTGGCGGCCAAAGAAGTCCGTATGACCAAGACCGCCTGGATCCGCCAAGCCATCGAAGCAGCCTTGGCTTCTCGGGTTGAAGACGATCAGATGATCTCTCGTGCTGAAGCGTTGCGTGCCATACAGCTTCTGCCGTTCGTATGTCAGAACGGAGACACGCAGAAACAGGAGGATCTTTTGGTCGAGAAGAAGATGTCCACCAACGGCCAGCTACCGTTGTTTTCAGTGCAGCGACCTGAATGCTCGCCGTGAGCGATCGAGCAACGAGCGTAGCCAGGACGATGACCGGAAGGCCCAAAACATGCCATGTGGTGGGACAGATCCGCACCGCCGGTGGACAGTTAACCGATGACAGTGGCTCGCTGCTTGACAGTTAGGCGCATCGGCTGTCTAGTCCGCGAACGTCATCACGTCGGCGCTGTTCAGCGCGTCGCTGATGCCGTGAACGCAGGCGGCGTTCAGGTCATGAGTGGTGCCGGGCAGCGCAGCCGATGCCAGGCCAGCCGCCCGCGGCGTCGGCGATGACCTGCACGTTGACGCGGTGGCGCTTGTGCTTGCGCCGGAGTAGTAGGGCCGCTGGTCGGCGACCCGGTTGACCGGGATCAGCGTGCCGTCGAGGGTCGCGTATGCCAGCTTGCGGATACGGTCCATCGCAGTAGCCACATCATCGGCGGCTGCGGCGAGGAGGTCGACAGCTTCGCGGACGTACCGCCAGGCGGTGGTGACGCCGTGTGACCCTTTCTGAGTAAGCATCACGCGCTACGGTGACGCAGGAACTCGTCCAGGGCCAGCTCCGTGACGGCCTGAACCGATGTCTCGTTTTGCTGTACAAAGGCCCGCACCCTGTCGATGAGGCTTTCCGGAACGGGTGCTGCTGCACCCGAGGTTGTGACCGCCGACGTGGCGGCATCAAGGGTCTATCCGACGCTTCCGGTGATGCCGGTGATGCCGCCATTGGGACCATGGGCATAATCTGCCTTTCAGCTCTACGCCGACCAACGACTGTAACTACGCTCTATGCCACCAGCAGCTTACTGGACAGGGCATCGTCTCCTGCTACCGCTCACGTGGCACCAGCCAGGACCCCCCGATCTCCATGAGGTATTGAGCGCGACCTTTTATCAAAGCCGCAACCTGCATGAGTTTCTGGAACTCCGCCATGAGTCCGCGATGCTTCCGCACATGTTTCGGGCGCCGATCCAATATCAAGGAATCAGCGATAGATCTGCTTTCAAACAGACGATCCGCCTTGATCCCTTGCATACGAGCTCGGGCGCTAAGCCGCACATACCCGAGGGATATACCCTTCTACTTGCTTTAAAGCCGCAGCGGCCCGCCACCGTTCCATTAGCATCCTACGTCGAAAATCACCAGCCTAATTACTCTAGTTCGGCACGCTGCTGGTGACCGACGTCGGTCCCGCACGGGAGAGTTCCAGGGCTGTTCCGCCGCCCAAGCGGAGAGAAGGTACTGGGCGGCGGGCCAACCCTATCGGTTGCGTGTAGCGCAGATGCCCGAGCAGACGCAAGAAACTCAGAATCTCGGTGAAGTTGAGTGAGTGGCTGACAGGCAGCCCTAGGTCGCATCATCGCATCGTAAGGCGATTCGTGGTCGGGAGGTAACGGAAAGCCAGCGATCAGAATCAGGGCAACGAAACTCTAGGGGAGTTTCGCGTCGTGACGTGATGGCCCTGAAGGATTGTTTCTGGAGACCTGTGCGACCTTCCGGGCTGGCAACCGTCGGTAGTTAGAGGCCTGGGCCTAAGTCGCACCCAGCGCATCCCGCCCCATCGCCTTTGGCGACGAGAGCTGAGTCTGGGTTGCATAAGGCATAGTAACTCCGCTGTTTTGTGGAGAAGCTAAACCGGATGAGACTTGCCCCTGTAGACTAACTATCCTTTGTCTAGTCCGTGCTCCCAACTCACTCACACGAGGGCCAACCAGAAAACTTAGAGATGCGGTGGGATCACTCCCGGTAGGGGTCCCGTGGGGTCACGTGGAGACGGGTTCGCGGGATCTTCGTGGGGCCGCTCTGCCGATGAGCTGCTCGGTCGGAGTTCCGATCCCGCCAGCCAGTCGCCACGCCGCCGGACGCCATCAGAGCCGCATAGGAACGCTCTAGCTCCTCTCTTATGAGATGAGCCAGGAAATGAGATCGCTCCAAATTCCGACGGAGGTGTTCGGATCGATAGGCTTGCTCAGGACCTTCACGCAGTGGATATGTTTGTGCTGGTGCGGGTTCCCTACGGAGATGCTCCTGATCAGGGGTGGGGGCGGATGGTCCGGTACCGTAGGTGTAATCGGTTCGGTCGCTTGGTGCGGGTTCCCTACGGAGATGCTCCTGATCAGGGGTGGGGGCGGATGGTCCGGTACCGTAGGTGTAATCGGTTCGGTCGCTTGGTGCGGGTTCCTACGGAGATGCTCTGATCAGGGGTGGGGGCGGATGGTGATCAGGGGTGGGGGCGGATGGTCCGGTACCGTAGGTGTAATCGGTTCGGTCGCTTGGGCGGGTTCCCTACGGAGATGCTCTGATCAGGGGTGGGGGCGGATGGTCCGGTACCGTAGGTGTAATCGGTTCGGTCGCTTGGTGCGGGTTCCCTACGGAGATGCTCCTGATCAGGGGTGGGGGCGGATGGTCCGGTACCGTAGGTGTAATCGGTTCGGTCGCTTGGTGCGGGTTCCCTACGGAGATGCTGCTGATCAGGGGTGGGGGCGGATGGTCCGGTACCGTAGGTGTAATCCGTTCGGTCGCTTGGTGCGGGTTCCCTACGGAGATGCTGCTCCTGAGACGCGGAGCTAACCATATCTCTTTCCTCTCTCTACTCTAGCCCATTGTGCAATTAGCGGCGAGGCGCATGGCTTTCAATTCCATCCTACAGCTGCCAAACGCGCACATGTAAAAAACCCACATATCCCAAACACGCAATAATAACTACGGTCAGTATCACCAATGCCAGTATCTGGATAGCGCCAAGTCTGGGCCATCGATACCAATTGGACTCTAGTCTGCACCTCGAGGGGCAGGTTCTGTCTGCTTCGTACCTCGAGGGATAGGCTCTGTCTGCTTCGTACCTCGGCGGATTCTCCCTGTCCGACTCGTACCTCGGCGGATTCTCCCTGTCCGACTCATATCGGGAGGCAAGAGGCCTCTCCGGTTCCGGATCGTATGCCATAATATTCCCTCTAGTGCCCCAAGATTACCTGGATTCCGTCTGGATACGCTCCTCGGCCAGCTTTCCATCCATATTGCTACTCGATCGAGCCTGCAGGTGGGCCGCCAGTGTGATCTGTGAGGATTGCGCGTCGCGCAGGTTCCTCGGGACCTACGAGCCTCTGATTCACAACTTTGGGACTGACCGAGATCGGCGAATTGCGGGCATTGCTCTCTTCACTTGCCTTCCAGAGGTGCTCCGCGCCCACTTTGGCAACCTTGGCCTGGGTTGCAACCCGAAATGAGATCGGTAAGCTTCTTCGCGATATCGAACGCGCCTTTATAGAGCGTCGGCCTCCTCCATCCAAATACTCCACATTCTGCCACCACTAAACCTCTATCGGCTCCCTGATTGGAGCAAAGCTTTAGCTACGCATGGCGAAGCCTTCGGAACGTCAAACAGAGATGCCCGCTGACCCCAGCGAAGCAGTGTGCCCGCTTGCCTTCTGTCGTACTGGTGCGACAGAAGGCGGCCTTCTTTGCCCCGAAAAGAAGGCTATCAGAAGAACGTGCAGCGCTTGAGCCGATTCGCAACTTACTCAGGCCATATGGCCGTAGCAAGTACTACAACTGTATTCCTTCTGCGGACGGTTAACCTCGCGCCTTGATGAACTCGTTGTGGTGGCGGGTCGAGCACGTGAAAGTGCCCGTCCGCGGTGTCGACCACCTTCTGACGATCGTCCGCAACCGGCTCAAGCGCATCCAGTACCGCCCCGACCTGCTCGACGGCTTTCTGATCCACGCCGGCCTTACCCTCGAACCCCGACTCAACCTGACCATCAGGATCTTTCCCCGTCCGTCACCGGCGCACCCGATGACGGACGGG is a window encoding:
- a CDS encoding IS256 family transposase; this encodes MLVDRARGDGLKLTGEGGLLQQLTKRVLESALDGEITDHVGYDKHDPAGRGSGNTRNGSRTKTVLTDVGPVEVRVPRDAAGTFEPQIVRKRQRRLTGVDDMVLSLSAKGLTHGEIAAHLAEVYGAEVSKQTISTITDKVMDGMAEWQNRPLDRVYPVVFIDAINVKIRDGQVANRPIYLAMAVTVDGHRDILGIWAGDGGEGAKYWLHVLTELKNRGVADVLMLVCDGLKGLPETVETVWPRTIVQTCVVHLLRNSFRYAARQDWDKIAKALRPVYTAATEDAATERFLEFAEAWGRKYPAIVKLWENAWAEFVPFLAFDVEIRKVICSTNAIESVNARIRRAVRARGHFPNEQAALKCVYMALMSLDPTGAGRRRWTIRWKAPLNAFQIAFEGRLTPANN
- a CDS encoding ISAs1 family transposase; this encodes MLINAVQDQPDEQTRPVLLGRNRQESLVAALSEVSDPRDARGIRHRLPTVVGLALAAVLAGNTSVYAIGQWIAGCSQKTLKVFGARVAPATGRYVGPDEKTVRGLCARLDGDVLDAVMGRWLQRRALAAQRAKARTGVRPPRGRKARRRAKAAGQRRWRASTRGRHRPRLIQVAVDGKTSRGAKSAGNPAPHLLAALSCVGVVLAQRQVDGKSNEITAFVPLLTPLELAGQVVTADAMQTQRKHARWLRQVKDAHFIFPVLDNQPTLFDRLDALDWAGVPVTAWSVDDDRGRHERRTIQVIPAPPEVNFPHVAQVFLIERTVTVKGKTSYQAMLYVTSLTAEQADPADLLAYVRQHWGIEVLHWVRDVTLGEDASRVRTGNTPRVMATLRNVVVSLLRIHDTTNIAAALRYNARTNRRILKLLDLLPA